In a single window of the Mugil cephalus isolate CIBA_MC_2020 chromosome 6, CIBA_Mcephalus_1.1, whole genome shotgun sequence genome:
- the diras1a gene encoding GTP-binding protein Di-Ras1a gives MPEQSNDYRVVVFGAGGVGKSSLVLRFVKGTFRDTYIPTVEDTYRQVISCDKSVCTLEITDTAGSHQFPAMQRLSISKGHAFILVYSITSRQSLEELKPIYQQVVTIKGSMDAIPIMLVGNKSDETAQREVEAKEGEAQATAWKCSFMETSAKTNSNVKELFQELLALEKKRDMSLGIDGKRSGKQKRADKLKGKCSVM, from the exons ATGCCGGAGCAGAGCAACGACTACCGGGTGGTGGTGTTTGGAGCCGGTGGCGTCGGGAAGAGCTCGCTGGTTCTTCGCTTTGTGAAAGGAACATTCAGAGACACATACATCCCCACGGTGGAGGACACCTACAGACAG GTCATCAGCTGTGATAAAAGCGTCTGTACGCTGGAGAtcacagacacagcaggaagTCACCAGTTTCCCGCCATGCAGCGTCTGTCCATCTCCAAAGGCCACGCCTTCATCCTGGTCTACTCCATCACCAGCCGCCAGTCGCTGGAGGAGCTGAAACCCATCTACCAGCAG GTTGTGACCATCAAAGGCAGCATGGACGCCATTCCCATCATGCTCGTGGGCAACAAAAGCGACGAGACGGCGCAGCGCGAGGTGGAGGCGAAGGAGGGCGAGGCCCAGGCCACTGCCTGGAAGTGCTCCTTCATGGAGACGTCGGCCAAGACCAACTCCAACGTGAAGGAGCTGTTCCAGGAGCTGCTGGCcctggagaagaagagggacatGAGTCTGGGCATCGACGGCAAACGTTCAGGGAAACAGAAACGAGCCGACAAGCTGAAGGGGAAGTGCAGCGTCATGTAG